GATACGGGCCAATTTGTTATGGAGGTGATCGTCGAAGATGGGGAAGGCTTAGCCGACACGGGGAGTGTTACGGTTACGGTCAACCCGAATTGGGTGTATGGTGAGAATTTGACGGCATATACGATTGGTGCGAATGTCTATACATACAGCGCGATTACTATATCAGGTGCCCCAAGCGGTGCTGCAGTGGATTCGGTGACGATATCTGTCTCAATAAATCATCCGGCTTTTGGTATGCTCGATATATGGCTGGAATCACCAGACGCCGGGCAGTTGATGATCTGGGATGGCAACTATCCTGGTGGAACTGAATCGTACACGACTAATTATTTTGCCGGTGGGGATGTGAACGGTGTCTGGGAATTGAGGTTGTACAGCTCTTTTGTTTCTGGAACGCTTAATTACTGGACGATCACAATCTACTGGACAGTATAGACGAAATCACGTTCGCTACGCGAACTGAAGACACGCTTTTGCTGAGAAACGGTGAACCGGTGCCTCGGTGAACCGGAGACTCTTATGATTGATTCTCGATACTGGATACTTGATAGAAAGATCATTTAGATCGTTACATACTTATTTCGAATTTCGCACTTAATAAATGTTGTTTAGTTCCCTATTTTCGTTACTTCCGTTAGTTGTGTTAGTCAATAAATATACATAAAAGCGTGTGTTGGTTACACGATACTTGTTGACAGTATCGGCGCAGGGACATATACTTCCTGAATAACAAGGGAGGAAAGAGTGAAGATTTTTCTATGGTTAAGCATCGTGGTAATCATGGTGTGTCTCAACTGCGGGGGTGAGAATAATGCGCCGGTGATAAACAGCGTCACTGCGGACCCGTCAAGTGTCTATCCAGGGGAAGACGTGACATTGACCTGTGATGCTGAGGATGAAGACGATGATACAATCACCTATGAGTGGTCTGCCGAGGCCGGTACACTATCTGCCACAGATCTATCTTCGGTGGTCTGGACTGCACCCGATGATTCGGGTCACTTTGTCATGGAAGTGATCGTCGAGGATAAGGAGGGCTTGGCTGACACAGGGGATGTGACGGTTACGGTCAATCCGAATTGGGTGTACGGTGAGAATCTGACACCGTATGGACTTTCGGCAGGTCAGTACACTAACAGCTACATAGGTATTACAGATGCTCCGACTGGAGCAACGGTGGATTCGTTGTCGATTACAGTCAGCGTAACGTTCGGTGCGCCACAGGAGCTCACCATAAGGTTAATATCACCCGAAAATACGCCTCTGATACTCTGGAATTATGGTAACTACCCGGGCGGAACTCAATCGATCACAACTGACTCTTTCGCCGGCGAAGAGGTGAATGGCGCGTGGCGACTGGAGATCTACGGCGGCTTCGGCACCACGACCGGAACGCTTAATTACTGGACGATCACAATCTACTGGACAGTATAGACGAAATCACGTTCGCTGCGCGAACTGAGAACATATCCGCAGTGCGGATTGAAGTCATGTCGCTTCGCTCCTGAAGACACGGTCGCGTTACGACCTGAAAATACGCTTCGCTGAGAAACGGAATACTTATATCGTATTTCGAAATACGAATTTAAACAAATACGTTTGGAACGTTATTCTCGCTAATTGCGTTATTACCGTTACTTTCGTTAGTTCCGTTAAGATCGTTAGTATCGCCATAACGACAAAGCGAATTTGGAATTGCGAATCTACACAAAAAATTTTGGAACGTTATTATCGTCAATTCCGTTAGTATCCCTCAGCTGCTGAAGTTCTGCGCCTCTTATCTTCTTGTCATTAGTCACATGCAGCGTCGGGCGTAAAGGCGTCACGGGGACAGGCACCTTGCGGAGCCAGTCCCCTCGGGCGGATAGCGCGCCAGGCGAGTTTGTCTGAGCACCGACCATACCGTCGTCGTCATTGACATCACCTGGTTGATTAGCATAATTGGGGCGGAGGAATCATCAATAATCCAGTAAATCGTGGTATCTGGTCTCGACTGCAGCAGATCACACTTCAGAGAGGAGGGTCAAGTGATATATCGATCCACGAAATTACAGGGATGCCGTTGTTTTTCGATCATGTTTTCTGGAATTTTGCTTTTCGGTGCGGAAACAATGAATAATGAACCGATCGGTGTCAATTTCAATAGTCACGGATACGTGCTAAAAGGTAAGTTTTTTGCTGCTGAAGGGGAATGCCCGTTTCCGACTGTTTTATTGGTGCAAGGTTTCCCAGGAAATGAAGAGGATGTATTGGGCCTGGGTCAAAGAATCTCTGCGTCCGGTATGAATGCTTTTACCTTTAATTTTAGAGGAACGCATGCGAGCGAAGGAGAGTTTACCTTAGAAGGCTCAGTTGAAGATATAGGGATTGCATTTGAATATCTTCACAAAGAAGAAATTGTAGGGAAATTCAAAATAGATACCTCAAGCATTGTATTGTGCGGCTACAGCTTCGGGGGAGGGATGTCTCTGACATTCGCAGCAAACCACCCTGAAGTAAGTAGGATCATTTCCATCGCAGGAACTGATCATGGAGAATTTGTTAGGGAATATTTGGGAAATGAATCCATGGCCAAAATCCTTAATGAAAGTTTTGATGAGATGAAATCTCCCGAAGGGCCAGTCCGATTTGAGGGGCGTGGGGCATTACAAAAACTCGTTGATAGTGCAGATCTATATGATTTGAGGCTAAGTGCACCTAAACTTGCGGGCAGAGAAATCTTGTTGATCGGGGGTTGGGATGATATGAACGTTACGATTGATAATCACCTATTGCCTTTATACCGAGCTTTAAAAAACGAAAACGGCCGGAATGTCGAATTCTTGGTTTATCAAACAGACCATTCTTTTTCGAACGTCAGAGAGAAACTAGCGGAAGATATAGTAGGGTGGATAATAAAAGGACTGAAATAACAAGGGGCATGGTACGGCATTCCGAAAGTCGAAATTCGAATTGCGAAATTAAAGCAGACGTCAATAGGGAGTTAGTGCTAATGTTCGTATTTGTTACCGGGACTGTTTTAGCCCGGGGGAGGCGGTTCAATGAAGCTTAGAATTTTCCTGAGCATCAATGCTATAATTATGCTATGCCAGGGGGCTTATGCCACGCTGTTACCGACGATAGTCTTATCACAATATGGTGTTTCACATGGTCCGGTGGAGAGTTTCATGGCGCGATATGCCGGGCTTGGGACTTTTATGATGGGTCTGCTGGCTTTGTTTTCCAGGAACATTACCGATCGCAAGGCACAGCGAGCAGTTATCCTCACATTGTTGATTGCCAATGTCATTGGCGTCATCATATCTGTATCGGGCGTGATTTCCGGTGTGATCGGCGCATCCGGATGGCTGGTTGTCGGTTTCTATCTATTCTTTGTTCTAGGCTATGCGTATTTTCTATTTCTGAAACCGAAGACGGCGTAAATAACGGCATTTCGAATCTACATAAAAACGTTTAGAGCGTTATTCTCGCTAATTGCGTTATTTTCGTTAATCCCGCTAATTTCGTTGATTAAGGCAGTTTCGTCGGCGGAGCCAGTGCCCGTGTATGTAGTGTAGATTTCGCTTGACCCCATAAAGTCCGCATATATAATCGCGTATGATATTACTGTTGATGATAGCGCAGTTGCATAGTGGGTATCTGTCAGTGCAAGCGGACCAGGACAGTCTTCCCATATATGTCGATGACGATTACATTGGTGTCACACCCATTGTCCGGTATCCGTTGGCACCAGATGAATACAACGTTGGATTCTTTCCGCAAGACAGCATAGAGCAGGCAAGCTGGCGTCTGAAAGAGGGAAGCATAAGCGCACTCTGGGCAATTGCCAAGTATGGTGAAGGGACAGCGAAGGTGAAAATCGCCCCCGATGCCGTAAGCGCCGTGAAACTTAATTACAAAGATTGCATGGCTGCACCAGGTAAGGCAAAATTGAAGGTTGGTGCATGCCTCGGCGGTGTTTTCCTCCTCGGTTTCGGTACCGCGCTGTTGCTTCAAGCGGTTTTCTAGCCAGACGCCGTGGGGAACAAAGAAGTCCTGTAGATAGGTGAGATTGGCCAGAGGCAAACACGATCTTAATGGAGGATTGTGATATGAGTTCACATAAAACCAAGCGAGATAAGCGCTTTCCGCTCTTTGCACATGACAATCTACTCAGAAGGCTATTCGGGAAGCCTGAAAAGTACTGTTCCTATGTCAAGCAGGGTCAGATGGTTGCCGACCTTGGATGCGGCCCGGGTTATTATACTCTAGCTTTAGCCAAGAG
This genomic interval from candidate division WOR-3 bacterium contains the following:
- a CDS encoding alpha/beta fold hydrolase — encoded protein: MIYRSTKLQGCRCFSIMFSGILLFGAETMNNEPIGVNFNSHGYVLKGKFFAAEGECPFPTVLLVQGFPGNEEDVLGLGQRISASGMNAFTFNFRGTHASEGEFTLEGSVEDIGIAFEYLHKEEIVGKFKIDTSSIVLCGYSFGGGMSLTFAANHPEVSRIISIAGTDHGEFVREYLGNESMAKILNESFDEMKSPEGPVRFEGRGALQKLVDSADLYDLRLSAPKLAGREILLIGGWDDMNVTIDNHLLPLYRALKNENGRNVEFLVYQTDHSFSNVREKLAEDIVGWIIKGLK
- a CDS encoding proprotein convertase P-domain-containing protein; this translates as MKIFLWLSIVVIMVCLNCGGENNAPVINSVTADPSSVYPGEDVTLTCDAEDEDDDTITYEWSAEAGTLSATDLSSVVWTAPDDSGHFVMEVIVEDKEGLADTGDVTVTVNPNWVYGENLTPYGLSAGQYTNSYIGITDAPTGATVDSLSITVSVTFGAPQELTIRLISPENTPLILWNYGNYPGGTQSITTDSFAGEEVNGAWRLEIYGGFGTTTGTLNYWTITIYWTV
- a CDS encoding proprotein convertase P-domain-containing protein; translated protein: MKIFLWLSIVIIMVCLNCGGENNAPVINSVNANPSSVYPGEDATLSCNADDEDGDVITYEWSAEAGTLSATNLSSVIWTAPMDTGQFVMEVIVEDGEGLADTGSVTVTVNPNWVYGENLTAYTIGANVYTYSAITISGAPSGAAVDSVTISVSINHPAFGMLDIWLESPDAGQLMIWDGNYPGGTESYTTNYFAGGDVNGVWELRLYSSFVSGTLNYWTITIYWTV